In Trichomycterus rosablanca isolate fTriRos1 chromosome 2, fTriRos1.hap1, whole genome shotgun sequence, the genomic window TAGAAAATGTTCCTGCTCAAAAATGCGTACATGGCCCTTATGAATGAGTTTTAAACAGTCTTTTCATAGCCTACGAGCTTAGGCTATGTGCCCTTGAAGTATGGAGACAATCGGTGCAATGTTTTCTCAGTTAaagcagtatacactgatcagccataacattaaaaccacctcattgtttttacactcactgtccattttatcagctccacttccatatagaagcactttgtagttctacaattactgactgtagtccatctgtttctctacatgctttgttagcctcctttcatgctgttcttcaatggtcaggaccaccacagagcagttattatttaggtggtggatcattctcagcactgcagtgaccctgacatggtggtggtgtgttagtgtgtgttgtgctggtatgagtggatcagacacagcagcgctgctggagtctttaaatactgtgtccactcactgttcactgtattagacactcctacctagttggttcaccttgtagatgtagtcagagacgatcgctcatctattgctgctgtttgagttagtcatcttctagaccttcatcagtggtcacaggacgctgcccacagggcgctgttggctggatatattttggatggtggactattgtcagtccagcagtgacagtgaggtgtttaaaaacttcatcagcgctgcaacacacactaacacaccaccaccatgtcagtgtcactgcagtgctgagaatgacccaccacctaaataatacctactctctagtggtcctaggagagtcctgaccattgaagaacagcatgaaagggggctaacaaagcatgcagagaaacagatggactacagtcagtaattgtagaactacaaagtgcttctgtatggtaagtggagctgataaaatgcacagtgagtgtagaaacaaggaggtggttttaatgttatggctgatcagtgtatgtgtgcttTATGATTGGCTTGTTGACAACACTGTATAGAAATTCCAACAGTTTGATATATTatttgtgtgtggggggtgaaAATCCAGTTCACTCAAATATTTGTGTGATTTTGCATATTATTAGGTCAAAATCTAAGGGCATGAAACAAGTAATCGGTGGGAAAAAAAATTTGTCTCTACGTCATACATGGTAGGCAATACGGCGAaccaagtttttatttatttttttatatacatccattccaaaacaggtgatgtcaacctGTGATTGTAACCATTTTGTACAAAACCAGTGTCCATGAAAGTCTGAGTCTttaaggagcaaagatgggcaaaGAATCTCCAATTTGTTAACAAATGCATAATTTTTGTACATAAAATGTTACGTAATTAACATTTCTGTGATGtcagtgcagaaaagtacattaagattttaAAGAAACTTGAAGATATGCTTTCTTCAAGACATCCATGTGTTTTTAACAAAACAATtctaaaccacatgctgcacacattacaaagacatgactAAGGAAGAAGAGGGTTTgagtactggactggactggacttcTTTGTTGCATGACCTGTGATGAAGTTTCTGTTATTGTTAAGAATAACAGATGCATTTTGCTACTGGGTAAACATTTTTTTAGGTAAATGGGACCAAATTAGAGTAAACATGACTAATAAATCTAGTAAAAATTAAGAGAGGTTGCCAGACCTCTCCAAGACGCAAGAAAGAGGACCCTACTGATAGGGTTTAAAGACCTTATTGTCCTTGCCAACTTTCCACATGTATGATCAGTTGTAAAAGCTATTTGTGCATATACGATGAACAGAAAAAATCATACCGCATTCCATTACTGGCTCTAAAACTGGGTCAATAATTTTAAGCCATCTGCAGTATTGTAGAATCAAATGCTATCAGTTGGGGAAATTATGACATAGCAGAGTCTGCAAAAAATCCAGGTAGGTTTTTCAGGCTAGATGGAATTAGTGCATCTCTACAGGAGCTATGAACAACCTTAAAAGAAGCAAGATTTAATGCGCCACAACTACTGTCTTTTACCCATGATGTCAAACATCTTTATATGGAAAAACAGACACTAATGGAAACACAGTGTTCAAGATTAGCCCCAATTTAAGGTGCTTACTTTGACCTTGTACAAGCAACACTTGTTATCCTCTTCACTATGCAGAGAGAGGGAGGAGTGTCTCATTTTCCAGCaactggtaagtggagctgataaaatggacagtgagtgtagaaacaaggaggtggttttaatgttatggctgatgggtgtatatacacaaggttcatcagttcacaagttttagtttcaaacacagtcatggacaatttaatatctccaattgacctcacctgcatgtctttggactgtgggaggaaaccggcgctacCGGAGGAATCCCacgcatgcaaactccacacaggcaGGACCagaccccacctggggatcgaacccagaaccttgtTGCtgcaggcgacagtgctaccgattgagccaccgtgtcgccccttTTTTGTGTAGTTAATCCTTATGTAATTTGTCCAAAGACCtaacttatttttaaaaagcatataCCCTAAACTCATCCGTAATTTATGTTTTACATCCAAATGCTACCTCAGATGTTTCTTTTACCTAATAATTTTTTTCCAGATGTAATGCTGGGTATAAAATATACGTTTTTGGACCCTGTGTTCAATCTGTGGTGCAAATGTTAATTAAggtgataaataaaaaataaaaaaaacattaattaaggTTTTTTTGTTATGCATTGCTTTTATTGAGGATTTTTTGAGCATGTCAGTGTGGTTGAACGTCTTCCTCTAGATCTCAAGGGCCTTTCctgtaaaacacaaaataactGTTAGTAAAATGTGATGAAGATGTTATCTCAGAAAGATTTTTTTACTTACTGCTCATCAGTGTCATGGTTTTATGTCTTAATCTTCCATGCTATTTATCCTTTCTTTACAACTCCTGAATTTAAAGGTTATTCTACGTAAATTTGCTTTTTAAGGCCTGTTTGTCTTTTGCTTTATGCTCTTTCTCGTCAACCTTCTTGAGCTTTTCCATCTTTTTCCTGTTATTTCCTTTTCTAGATCTTTTTGCTTGCATATTTTTTTCACTCCTATTACTTTAGCATTACAGTATTATAGAACAAGTGCTcggttatttattttctttattatttgttttgaaGTTAAATTGAAAAAAATTTAAGGTAGTCTCTCGTTAAATTTGACTATTAGCAACAGAAACAGTGAAAGATGCACTACCCAACATTTTGTAAATTTCCATGTGCCCTGTTAGCTACACCCCCATAACTGACATCACTACAAAGCTCATGTTGTCCAATTGACAGTGCATTAGGACCCAAATAGATTGCACAACTAGTGCTTGACTTAGAGATTGTAGACACATGCCCCCCACAGAGGATAGAAATGAATGATCATGTCTCATCATTCAtcattcatattttattttaaagcaacTGCATTTTTTCCATGTACCTACCCAGCCCTATATTCCTTATGTCACCATCGGAGCCCAAACTATTTGTACAGGTAGCACAACACTTAGGAGTCTGTAATCAGCATATAGTCTTACATAATGTTGCACCAGTTAACATTTAAACATGGATCCTCACTGATAACATTtcgtaaaaataaaaattataaatggtCACAACTAATTCATACAGGATCAGATAAGCTCCGTATTACTCTTAGGTATTGGGTTGATTGTTTAAGTCATTTGTGTTCTATATAACTTTTATTAATCTGTAATCTGAGTTCAATCAGACTGGAGGAAATCTTTGCATGTAAACATGGCCATGGTGACACAGTCTGATCGAGCAGCTCCAGTAGCAGATGTAATACTGTGCTTGAGTTAATAACGATGTGGTAGACAAGTATACTCAGGAAAAGTACTCCTGGTCCAGTATATGCGCTTAATTCTGTgcatttaataaagaaaattaataaCAGATCACCTAATACTGTAATATTAAAGGTAATAAGGAGTAAAAGAACAGCGatgttgtagtactgtattaggTATagttgtagtactgtattaggTATAGTTGTAGTACTGTAATTAGGTATAGTTGTAGTACTGATACGTTTGATGAATGGTTATGGTTAAGTCTGATATggtttgatgaattaatgtcaaactatttttatacaaacacatcaatgtttctcatCTACTACAAACCCTATATTTTAATatagttaatatttattttatattaattttaaatgaagatCAGTAAAACTGTGATAATTTTATATTGGAGATGAATAAATCTATAAAGGTCTCAAGAAATTAGCATTCTTATATGCAAACAGTCAATGttcctcacctactacaaaccttgttttttcaTTGTAATTTAttgtataataaatgtatattaaagataaataaatctattgaAGTCTGATATGGTTTGATTAATTAATggcaaactattttttataaacacatatttatgtcCCTCACagcctacaaaccttgttttatagaaactactttttacttttttattttattttaatttataattaagatcagtaaatccataataagtgtatattagagataaatctattaaactctgatatgatttaaattaataaagtcaaactatttttataaacatataTTACTGTCCCTCACATTCTACAAACCTTAATTTTAGAAATAATTTTggtgttttatatatatgtatgtaatgatttttaatattattgtgcaaataaataaatgtattgaaGTTTTGTAGTTTGATaaattaatgttaaaaaaattttatACAATCACATTGATGTCCCTTACTTCCTACAAaccttatatttttaaataacttttgttttgtatttattttataaaaattttaaatgaagATTAATACATTTGTTATCATTTAATAATggagataaataaatctgttaaaGTCTGATATGATGTCTTCATTTTTGTCAAACCACACATTCATTtctctcacctactacaaaccttatttttttaaatgcattttatatatttatttatagtgattcataaatgtgataattgtacagtgctcataaataaatcttttaaaaacttCGAGCACGAGCAGCAGCACTAAAATCGTGTTAAAAACATGAGAAAGTGAGTTCGACTGGCCTGACATCGCACAAAGACTACTGATTAGCAAATGCAAACAATACCAAAATGCTTCATAAACATGGCGCTAAAATCCTACGTAAATCTGGGACGTTTTGACTGGACATAATGGTCATTCAAGGTATCTACAAACACATTCTGACTATTCAGAATGATAATTCAAGATATCCGATACACAAAAGCCCTCTAGATGAAAAAATGTTCAAGATATCTTTAATGTATTTGAAGATATCTTAAAAGGACTTTTGACTAGTCAAAAATACAGTTCTGGATATCCCTAACTTAGTTTTGCCTAGTCATTATTTGCTTTCAAGATATCCGCAATTTAATTTGCACTAATCGGATCTTAGTTTCAGATatctaaaatacatttaagataTCTTAAATAATGACGACATTTAAGATATCTCTAATTGCAATTATGATTAATCAGAACAAAAAGCGAGATATCTGTAATTTACTTAATGACTAGTCATAATTTAATTGTAGATATCTGAAATGTACGTTTGAGATAGTAATTAATAGCAGATATCTTGAACTGGAGCCTCCATACAACTCAACGGTAAATCTTACGTCATTTATACTAGTCAGAATGTAATAAGAGATATCTCAAATTGGTATTTTACCTAGTCAAAATATGATTAGAGATATCTTAATTAAGTAATATGTCTAGTCATAAATGAATTACAGATATCTGTAATGTAAAGGTGGTGAAGCCAATTTTATGTTAAAACGGCCTGCCATAATAGAGCTGATTATACTCAACACGTCACTACAAGCAGTTACAGGCGGCGGTGGACGGAACACTACGTACGTCATAATGAAAAAGGCTATAAAAGCAGTCCGCGCTGCTGGAGCCTCATTTGACTTTAGCTCTGCTCAGAGGAAGCTGCTCAAGTTCATTAACGAGAGAAAATATTCATCTGTTTCTCATCACACACTGTGGTAAGTTCCTTCTGTAGGAGCAGTAGATACATTGTACCTAAAGTAACACACGCAGCTTCGTTTCTGATATCTTTTATTGTTgttctttgttttgtgttttgtatggAAGTAAGAAAGTGGGTAAGGATGCGGAAGTGGATACAAATGATACGGAGACTGTTCGGTAAGCTCCGCAAAACCCGTCCTCTTCCTGtgagtaaacatttcatttctttctTCTTCATGTTCAACCTATTATTTATAACTACTGACTGTATTTACTTCATTCATGATGCTAACTATGTTTTTAATGCTGTAAAAGAAGGAGAAGGTGGAAGAGGATGCGGCAGGTTTCCAGCTGGAGGAATGTGCAGATGGGAGTCAGGAACAGAAGGATTGGGGGGAGAAACAAGAGAACCTGCAGAGCACCTGCAGCCAGGAGATCCTGTTATCACTTAACAAGATCttccaaaagcatgcagagtgcTCTGAGAATCTCTTGAGAGAGATGACCAAACTGACAGATGTTATTGCAGAGGTTTGCACTTTATAGAACATCATACAGTAATATAATGTTCATTCAACTCAACACTGAATATACACATTCTTTTATCTCATTTTTGTTTTAGAGCACACAGAAAACAAGTGATGCTGAGATGGAATCTACTGCTTCTCTAGCAGTCAGTCAGGACGTTACACCAGCTCAAAAGTCTATGCTGCCTTTCTCTTTATCATCTTTCATTAGCTCGGCCAGGACCCGGCTTTCTTCATTAAAAAAGCTCCAGCATTCCTGTGTGGAGTCCAGCATGAATTCCAATCTGAACACTGGTGATGTAAAGCCACCACAAACACCCAAGTTAGCATGGGTGCCAAATCAGTGCTTTAAGAACACTGAAGAGATCATGCTGACCGACAACACTGATATGAATGATGTTGAGCTGCAAACTGTGGAGGAAGAAGCAATGAGTCCTATGATTGACAATATTCCAAATGTGCCCCTTGATGAAAAAACAGGGCTTTTGGAGATGGAGTTTCATGCCAAGACAGAATGGTTCAATAAAATGGAGGAGAAGGTTAAACTAAAGCTTGAGATGGACGAGGTAAAGCAGAAAAGACAAAAGGAAATTGAAGACCTAAAATTGGAAGTGAAAATTCTGAAAACGGAGGCCAAACGTGAAAAGCAGGAGGGGGAAACAAAGCTAAAGGATCTagaaaaggaaataaaggaTGAAAAATCAAAGGTTCTCCTTGAGCTGAAAGAGCTAAAGAAGAAATCGAAGATGGAGAAAAAGGAGGAGCGTAACAGGAAGAGGATGGAAAAGCACATGAAGGTTGACGAGGAAGAGCATGAAGTCAAAGACAAACAGGCCTTAAAAAGCAAATTTAGAGTAGCCTTTAAATTTAGGGGTTAAAAAAGGAAGTAAGTATAGCAATTAAGTTTAAGACATAAAACCATAACACTGATGAGCTGGTAAGTAAAAAAATCTTTCTAACTGAGATAACATCTGCATAACATTTTACTAATAgttattttgtgtgttttatagGAAAGGCCCTTGAGATCTAGAGGAAGTCATTCAACCACACTGACATGCTCAAAAAATCCTCAATAAAagcaatgcattaaaaaactcacacaatgttgttttttaatttatcaCCTTCTTTTACCTTTGCACCATTGAACACTGGGTCCAAAATAAATGCATATATTTCTGGAAAATTAAAAGGCAAAAGAAACACCTAAGGTAGCAttctaatgtaaaaacatttttttaaatataataatatgctTTTTTAGAAATAAGTTAGGTCTTTGGACCAATTAAATGAAGATAAATTACACCTAAAAAGAGGAGTGTAAACTAACAAGCTTCTTGATCATTTAGAATTTAGAGTCAAATGGGATAATTTTCAAAAGCAATGACTTTTCATGGATAGGAGAaatatgaaaagaaaaaaaatcaaagctatTCAATTCAGTtagcacatacagtatatcatttTTGGGGTGTCAGAGATGTACAATAAATGTTGTTTAAAGGTTTTTGAGCACCTGTCATGTCAGGGCTATTAGTGATCAACAAAAATACCATCATATAGTCAGACTTACtttgaaatattgtaaataatttGATCCAGACTGCAAAATAATtgtatagatacacacacacacacacacacacacacacacacacacacacacacacacacatacacttaaatACATATGTGAGAAATGCAGATAATTGTTTTTTAAGTTctcttaaattaaaaattatagtAATTCAAAAgtcttgttttttgtttttgtaaatttaaaagATTAAAGATGAGACCTAATTTATTAAGAATAGGTGTAGAGTTGGTATGCAACCTAAGGAATTTCATACATACAAGTATTATATAGAATATTATATCTTTAAGATCTCTGGGGTTGCTTCaaacaactaaaataaaaaacgaTCAAATTTACTGAGAATATTTTATGTAAATCTTAATGATtatcttttgttttattttgtttcattaTCTTGTGTTCATGCCAAACAGCCAGATGTctgtaatgtttattttaaaccagGAACCTCAAAAATTTGCCAAGAGGAACAGTTTTAATTGGCTTCTGAATCACTGTAAACCCTAATAATTAAATCTACTCAAATAATTTAAGAAAATTCGTTGCCTCAAATAAAGTAAGTTTTAAAACTCGTTTTTTCATTAATTTGATTGAATGAAATGAGTCATTAAGTTAAACCTACAAACCAGAAATAGTTAGCACTCAAAACGTTGTGTACCtgtaactttatttttataaactattttctttattgagattttcttttatcaaaccaaaacatGCAGTGACTTCTAAGGAATAAAAGACAGATTAACAATAAATTCAATCAACAATAGAgactgcaaaaaaacaaaacaaccccatacaataaataaataaataaataaataaataaaataaaataaaggggggggggggggggatgttgGTTAAGGAAAACCCAACCCCTCTCTAATACAGTATTCCTTAGTAGTGTTAAGGACAGGCGACCAAGTTTTATAAAATGAATGTAGAGACCCCAGTCTGATGTTGCCCAAGAGCTCCTTGAGCCACCAGTTGTGGGTATAGGTGGAGAGGAAAGTTCCTATCTCAGGAGAATGGCATGTCTGGCCAGTAGAATACTAAAGGCTATTAGCTGGACTAGCTGGAATCTGAGAGCTGGAATCTTTTGAACATTTCAGTCCAAAAGGATGACAATTTGGAGCAGGACCAAAACATATGTGGATAATCCACTGGTGAGTAGCCCATCTCGTGGCGTGGAGGGATTGTTGTGATGAAGACAATTCAAGCTGTATCCATGGTGGGCCATCACTGGAGGAGTAACCCTTGGTCCAAAAGATGAGTTTCTGAATACTACAAGCACAGTAATAGTGACAAAAAAATTTGGTAAGGCCAATCCGCCATCAGACTTCCAAAGCTGAagagatgctctgttcaggTGTGGAGGTTTATTACTCCGAATAAAGGAGATAAGTATGCTGTCCAATCTGGTGAAAGAAGCTTTAATTAACTCAGAATGTGTTGGAACAAGTACAGAAATTTAGGCAGTAGTTTCATCTTAATCTATCTAAGTACAATACAACTGCATCATGCAGGGGCGAGTTAAAGTgaaaaagaagattttcatgtgatgatgatgtgaaagcagtggtgcatcagtggctacacgctcaaccaaaaccatttttgCTGATAGCAttaagttggtatgacgctgggaaaaatgcatcagaaggagaagtaatttcatttttttttttttttttattcttattaaatagatttttttaaataagtgagGATTTTTTTTAAGAACCCTCATAATTTGCTTGTTTAAGTTTATTGCAATGATTTTATAAAGTTGCTATCAATCACATTTACAGACTGTACTGATTTTATTCCCAAAATGTTCGAAATTTTCTATTTTCAAATATTCGAAATATTTAATAGTATGTGGCACTAATAttataactgcaaaaaatctaaataagcacaatgaaatcaaattacaattatttatttatttattaattttatatatttattttatataaataaatttattaattatttatttattaaaatttaatcAAAACTTACTTTGTTGGAAAAGAGCAGAAATTTCACATAACTATTATGACAAAACTTTAACAGCATTTTAATACAATGACaatcacaaaatacaatgaagttgatcagtgatcttttctttctacttttaacaggtaattaaagatttaaaagaatCAACAAATCACAGTTTCTTCTTTTCATTGCGATTTTTCGGAAACTGGCTTTGTACATTCTTTCAAAAGATTGGAATATATTATCTATATTAATACATTAACAGAACTGCACAAAGACGGATCTATAGGCGCACAGACATACACAAAAGCGCACAGAAAAGCAGGGAAGTGCATAAAGGCTCTGGAAAGCGCGCAAATCTTACGCAGACGTGTATGAAAACACCTGAAATACACAGAGGAGCTTACAAACACAAGTAGTGTAGAGGTAGCTCAGTGATTTAAGTACTGGACGAGTTATCAGAAAGTTGTAAGTCGTTTTTGATAAAAGCGTTTGTTAAATGCCGcagatgtaaataaaaaaaagacgcACAAAGACGCACAAAAGCCCAAAATGACGCTCCAACGCGCAAAGTAACAGACGGACGCGCAGAACAACAATATAGCAGCGCAGAAGAGCGCTCAAAGACGCACAAATGTACATAAGGCGCACAAAGACAATTTTTTGGTCGTTTTAAATGTCTGGGTGTGCTTAGTCACAGAGAGCAATCGAGTTTATGACTCGAGTCCGAGTTTCTCTCAAGTCGCATACACATACACTTCATGCGtgaccaaggacggattaaggataacatacatacataaattaatacattaaacaacctgtcaataactaaccctaacacaagaatctattttatataagtttctttctactcttctttcttgcaaagtcatccactaattcatcaaaattaagctgtctgaccaaatctgattcaatggccagaagtgacagtgagttcaagcggttttggcgcatcctaatcctgagttcattcttaatacgagccagtttggagaatgaacgctccccttcacaatttgtgataggcacagtcaaaaaaagtctaagtgctatgtagacatttggaaaggttgactgtaaattcaaatttatcatggttttgagcattttactaggacatttttctttttctgttatgaatgatttgtattgtatcaattcatctgccaggctcatgttcagatctgaaggatatgctgcagcgag contains:
- the LOC134306895 gene encoding uncharacterized protein LOC134306895 isoform X3; the protein is MRKWIQMIRRLFGKLRKTRPLPKEKVEEDAAGFQLEECADGSQEQKDWGEKQENLQSTCSQEILLSLNKIFQKHAECSENLLREMTKLTDVIAESTQKTSDAEMESTASLAGFWRWSFMPRQNGSIKWRRRLN
- the LOC134306895 gene encoding uncharacterized protein LOC134306895 isoform X2, encoding MRKWIQMIRRLFGKLRKTRPLPKEKVEEDAAGFQLEECADGSQEQKDWGEKQENLQSTCSQEILLSLNKIFQKHAECSENLLREMTKLTDVIAESTQKTSDAEMESTASLAVSQDVTPAQKAFGDGVSCQDRMVQ
- the LOC134306895 gene encoding uncharacterized protein LOC134306895 isoform X1 — protein: MNSNLNTGDVKPPQTPKLAWVPNQCFKNTEEIMLTDNTDMNDVELQTVEEEAMSPMIDNIPNVPLDEKTGLLEMEFHAKTEWFNKMEEKVKLKLEMDEVKQKRQKEIEDLKLEVKILKTEAKREKQEGETKLKDLEKEIKDEKSKVLLELKELKKKSKMEKKEERNRKRMEKHMKVDEEEHEVKDKQALKSKFRVAFKFRG